A section of the Scleropages formosus chromosome 12, fSclFor1.1, whole genome shotgun sequence genome encodes:
- the LOC114912035 gene encoding myopalladin-like, which produces MKLFPRNVPPSLSPSDAAAIPARKTKATEAAENIRTPPAAEELMIPPSFVVGLNDTSALEGETVTLECQISGRPTPTIVWFREERKIENSSDFRLSFEKGRARLEIGEAFAEDSGRFSCTATGEAGTASTSCYLTVHGNFEKNVKNNETTMKTEATAETQDREVLPPVVISDCNKQQAVVIKNFAPEKVWSSPKTVLSSSLEPVSVGLLGPLALEEGPVVAPVWTRVGRKLTYSVEYRDFSLEKLGTLLAQSKAPQGSGPRVTVAANEARNSTDSSGLMVQSKTAAPHVHTCHRHRGAN; this is translated from the exons GCTGCTGAAAACATACGGACTCCACCAGCTGCAGAAGAGCTCATGATCCCACCCTCTTTTGTGGTT GGCCTGAACGACACAAGTGCGCTTGAGGGAGAGACGGTGACTCTGGAGTGTCAGATCTCTGGCCGGCCCACGCCCACCATCGTGTGGTTCAGAGAGGAACGCAAGATCGAGAACTCCTCCGACTTCCGCCTCTCCTTCGAGAAGGGACGCGCTCGGCTGGAGATCGGCGAGGCCTTCGCCGAAGACAGCGGGCGCTTCTCCTGCACGGCCACCGGAGAGGCCGGGACCGCCAGCACGTCCTGCTACCTCACTGTCCACG GAAATTTTGAAAAGAACGTAAAGAACAATGAAACGACAATGAAGACGGAGGCGACCGCGGAGACCCAGGACCGTGAAGTTCTCCCCCCGGTGGTCATTAGTGACTGTAACAAGCAACAGGCAGTGGTAATCAAGAACTTTGCCCCAGAGAAGGTGTGGAGCTCTCCAAAAACAGTTCTCAGCTCCAGCTTGGAGCCAGTGTCTGTGGGCCTGCTTGGGCCTCTGGCGCTGGAGGAAGGCCCCGTGGTGGCTCCCGTGTGGACGCGGGTGGGCCGCAAGCTGACGTACAGCGTGGAGTACCGCGACTTCTCTCTCGAGAAGCTGGGCACCCTGCTGGCTCAGAGCAAAGCCCCCCAAGGCTCGGGACCCCGTGTTACTGTGGCTGCAAACGAGGCCCGAAACAGCACAGACTCTTCAGGATTGATGGTGCAAAGTAAGACAGCGGCTCCCCACGTGCACACATGCCACCGCCATCGGGGAGCAAATTGA